A genome region from Geminicoccus roseus DSM 18922 includes the following:
- a CDS encoding zinc-finger domain-containing protein: MTDLFLYVDGREVVITDRLYVRCDGGEGSLGHPVEYMTLEKGGETTCKYCGRRYVHTSASAARALQPEPPVAPAA, from the coding sequence GTGACGGACCTGTTTTTGTATGTCGATGGCCGCGAGGTCGTGATCACCGACAGGCTCTATGTCCGCTGCGACGGTGGCGAAGGGTCGCTCGGCCATCCGGTGGAATACATGACGCTCGAGAAGGGTGGCGAGACCACCTGCAAGTATTGCGGCCGCCGCTATGTCCATACCAGCGCCTCCGCCGCCCGGGCGCTGCAGCCCGAGCCGCCGGTAGCGCCGGCCGCTTGA
- the ccmA gene encoding heme ABC exporter ATP-binding protein CcmA: MARDLVSARAGRPVHAPVAFELEPGDALLLRGANGSGKSTLLRTLAGFLRPAAGTASWAGQPIAGPEWQAAIHWVGHANAQKANLTVRENLRQAALLGGAAADPAQAASAFGLAPLLDVVVGRLSQGQRRRAALARLLTEARPVWLLDEPGVGLDAANARQLARLIGRHRADGGMVVVATHGDVVVEDPLVLDL; this comes from the coding sequence ATCGCCCGGGACCTCGTCTCCGCCCGGGCCGGACGGCCGGTGCACGCCCCGGTCGCCTTCGAGCTGGAACCGGGCGACGCGCTCCTGCTGCGCGGGGCCAATGGATCGGGCAAGTCGACCCTGCTGCGCACGCTTGCCGGCTTCCTGCGCCCGGCCGCCGGCACGGCCAGCTGGGCCGGCCAGCCGATCGCCGGACCCGAATGGCAGGCGGCGATCCACTGGGTCGGCCATGCCAACGCCCAGAAGGCCAACCTGACGGTGCGGGAGAACCTGCGGCAGGCGGCCCTGCTGGGGGGTGCTGCCGCCGATCCGGCCCAGGCGGCGTCGGCCTTCGGCCTGGCGCCGCTCCTGGACGTCGTGGTCGGCCGCCTGTCGCAGGGCCAGCGCCGCAGGGCGGCCCTGGCACGGCTGCTGACCGAAGCCCGCCCGGTCTGGCTCCTGGACGAGCCGGGGGTCGGCCTGGATGCCGCCAACGCCCGGCAGCTCGCCCGGCTGATCGGCCGGCATCGCGCCGATGGCGGCATGGTGGTGGTGGCCACCCATGGCGACGTGGTGGTCGAGGACCCGCTGGTGCTGGATCTGTGA
- a CDS encoding heme ABC transporter permease: MHAYANPLRFQKIADVVRPWTTVLALALFPVGLVWALAIAPADYQQSDAYRIIYVHVPSAWMSMFTYLIVAVGSAVALIWRHPLAEIAARAAAPIGACFTAIALVTGSIWGQPMWGTWWVWDARLTSVLILFFLYLGYIALYDAFEDPTRGARAASILALVGVVNIPIVKFSVDWWNTLHQPSTVLRMDGPAMAPSMLWPLLFMAVVFKLYLVSVLLIRMRAETAERRIIAMRRAESA; this comes from the coding sequence GTGCACGCCTACGCCAATCCCTTGCGCTTCCAGAAGATCGCCGACGTGGTCCGGCCGTGGACCACGGTCCTCGCCCTGGCCCTGTTTCCGGTCGGGCTGGTCTGGGCGCTGGCGATCGCGCCTGCGGACTACCAGCAGTCCGACGCCTACCGGATCATCTACGTCCATGTCCCGTCGGCGTGGATGAGCATGTTCACCTATCTGATCGTGGCGGTGGGCAGCGCGGTCGCCTTGATCTGGCGCCATCCGCTGGCGGAGATCGCCGCCCGGGCCGCTGCCCCGATCGGCGCCTGCTTCACCGCGATCGCCTTGGTCACCGGCTCGATCTGGGGCCAGCCGATGTGGGGGACCTGGTGGGTCTGGGACGCCCGGCTGACCTCGGTGCTGATCCTGTTCTTCCTCTATCTCGGCTACATTGCGCTCTACGACGCCTTCGAGGACCCGACCCGCGGCGCCCGCGCCGCCTCGATCCTGGCCCTGGTGGGGGTGGTCAACATCCCGATCGTGAAGTTCTCGGTCGACTGGTGGAACACCCTGCACCAGCCCTCCACCGTGCTGCGCATGGACGGGCCGGCCATGGCGCCCTCGATGCTGTGGCCGCTCCTGTTCATGGCCGTCGTGTTCAAGCTGTACCTGGTCAGCGTGCTGCTGATCCGGATGCGCGCCGAGACCGCCGAACGCCGGATCATCGCGATGCGCCGGGCCGAATCGGCTTGA
- a CDS encoding phenylacetate--CoA ligase family protein has product MDAMMPDSKALFFDRQEVRSAVEREAAIFHALPGLLRHALDNAPGMAAHLEGVEPDQVTSRSALSALPALDLDALLVLQAAEPPFGGLVATPIGRLARVLAGSRGQLVPEGARVDYWRFARAFFAAGVRRADLVWNALPHHLGALAAMAETGARALSCTVVPAGPGIDPPRMDAIRQMRPSVFVGDVPTLEALLDELGQAQPFRCALLVGDVPDPAFLVAASAIHAVETFYVYATEEIGLIAYETNAHEGLVVDESVIVELIAPGGDAPVADGDEGRIVVTAFNPDFPLVRLHTGDRARAILGESPCGRTNLRITPPSGAATAGGKG; this is encoded by the coding sequence ATGGACGCCATGATGCCCGACAGCAAGGCGTTGTTCTTCGATCGCCAGGAAGTCCGCTCCGCGGTGGAGCGCGAGGCGGCGATCTTCCATGCACTGCCGGGCCTGCTGCGCCATGCACTGGACAACGCGCCGGGCATGGCCGCGCATCTGGAGGGAGTCGAGCCGGACCAGGTTACCTCGCGCAGTGCCCTGAGCGCCTTGCCGGCGCTGGACCTGGACGCATTGCTCGTTCTTCAGGCGGCCGAACCGCCGTTCGGCGGGCTGGTGGCGACGCCCATCGGCCGGCTCGCCCGGGTCCTGGCCGGCAGCCGCGGCCAGCTCGTGCCCGAGGGGGCACGGGTCGACTACTGGCGGTTCGCCCGCGCCTTCTTCGCCGCCGGCGTCCGGCGGGCCGACCTGGTCTGGAACGCGCTGCCGCATCACCTGGGCGCCCTGGCCGCCATGGCTGAGACGGGGGCGCGCGCGCTGAGCTGCACGGTCGTCCCGGCAGGCCCGGGGATCGATCCCCCCCGGATGGACGCGATCCGGCAGATGCGGCCGAGCGTGTTCGTCGGGGATGTCCCGACGCTGGAGGCTCTCCTGGACGAGCTCGGCCAGGCCCAGCCCTTCCGATGCGCCCTGCTGGTCGGCGACGTTCCCGACCCGGCCTTCCTGGTCGCCGCCTCGGCGATCCATGCCGTGGAGACCTTCTACGTCTACGCCACGGAGGAGATCGGCCTGATCGCCTACGAGACCAATGCCCATGAAGGCCTGGTCGTGGACGAATCGGTGATCGTGGAGCTGATCGCGCCCGGGGGCGACGCGCCGGTCGCCGACGGCGACGAGGGACGGATCGTCGTCACCGCCTTCAACCCGGACTTCCCGCTGGTCCGGCTGCATACCGGCGACCGGGCGCGGGCGATCCTCGGGGAGAGCCCCTGCGGCCGCACCAACCTGCGGATCACGCCGCCCAGTGGCGCCGCCACGGCCGGGGGCAAGGGCTGA
- a CDS encoding ABC transporter ATP-binding protein, producing MAIAPPDHALSIKGLGKIYRGGGKRPDKRALHQVDLTVPRGSFFALLGPNGAGKSTMINILAGLVNKTEGQVEIFGIDLDRRPRLARRAIGIVPQELNLDAFFTPREALDLQAGLYGVPAKDRITDELLEAVGLADKADAYARTLSGGMRRRLLVAKALVHRPPVVVLDEPTAGVDVELRRSLWRYMRDLNEQGVTIVLTTHYLEEAQELCDRIAIVDQGRLVACDTTTALLHRLDEKSLIVRGPQPFTQVPAALDDGGAEIDGEGRLVLRYRRSTMQIEGLLDRVRAAGVTIVDLTTQEADLEDLFVRLTGHHAEPLSDAA from the coding sequence ATGGCGATCGCACCGCCCGACCACGCGCTCTCGATCAAGGGGTTGGGCAAGATCTACCGGGGCGGCGGCAAGCGGCCGGACAAGCGGGCGCTGCATCAGGTCGACCTGACCGTGCCGCGCGGCTCGTTCTTCGCCCTGCTCGGGCCGAACGGCGCCGGCAAGTCGACCATGATCAACATCCTGGCCGGCCTGGTGAACAAGACCGAGGGGCAGGTCGAGATCTTCGGGATCGACCTGGACCGGCGGCCGCGCCTGGCCCGGCGCGCCATCGGGATCGTGCCGCAGGAGCTGAATCTGGACGCGTTCTTCACGCCCCGTGAAGCGCTCGACCTGCAGGCCGGCCTGTACGGTGTCCCGGCCAAGGACCGGATCACCGACGAGCTCCTGGAGGCGGTCGGGCTGGCCGACAAGGCCGATGCCTATGCCCGCACCCTGTCCGGCGGCATGCGCCGGCGGCTGCTGGTCGCCAAGGCGCTGGTGCACCGCCCGCCGGTCGTGGTGCTGGACGAGCCGACCGCCGGGGTCGATGTCGAGCTGCGCCGCTCGCTCTGGCGCTACATGCGCGACCTGAACGAACAGGGGGTCACCATCGTCCTGACCACCCACTACCTGGAGGAAGCCCAGGAACTGTGCGACCGGATCGCCATCGTCGACCAGGGCCGCCTGGTCGCCTGCGATACCACGACCGCGCTGCTCCACCGCCTGGACGAGAAGAGCCTGATCGTGCGGGGACCGCAGCCGTTCACCCAAGTGCCGGCGGCCCTGGACGACGGCGGCGCCGAGATCGACGGCGAGGGGCGGCTGGTCCTGCGCTACCGGCGCTCGACCATGCAGATCGAGGGCCTCCTGGACCGGGTGCGCGCCGCCGGCGTCACGATCGTCGACCTGACCACCCAGGAGGCCGACCTGGAGGACCTGTTCGTGCGCCTGACCGGGCATCATGCCGAGCCGCTGAGCGACGCCGCGTAA
- the ccmB gene encoding heme exporter protein CcmB — translation MSATLRAVLALAGRDLTSALRRPGDALLPVLFLLTGTALFPLGVGPGAETLARIGNGVIWVLALFAVTIGTDRLWAADLEDGSLETLALGILPLEVVALVRSVVHWLVTGLPLVLVSPFLALLMQQEPAAMLVLPAALLLGTPVLVMIGGIGAALLVGSRRSQALTALLVLPLQIPILIFGVGAVETVVGGIGGTVPFLILGALLLASLALAPFAIAAALRLALE, via the coding sequence GTGAGCGCCACGCTGCGCGCGGTGCTGGCGCTGGCCGGCCGCGACCTGACCAGCGCCCTGCGCCGCCCGGGCGACGCGCTGCTGCCGGTTTTGTTCCTGCTGACCGGAACCGCCCTGTTCCCCCTGGGCGTGGGACCGGGTGCGGAGACGCTGGCACGGATCGGCAACGGGGTGATCTGGGTGCTGGCCTTGTTCGCCGTCACCATCGGCACCGACCGGCTGTGGGCCGCCGACCTGGAGGACGGCAGCCTGGAGACGCTGGCCCTGGGCATCCTGCCCCTGGAGGTCGTGGCGCTGGTGCGCAGCGTCGTGCACTGGCTGGTGACGGGGTTGCCGCTGGTCCTGGTCTCGCCCTTCCTGGCCCTTTTGATGCAGCAGGAGCCGGCGGCGATGCTGGTCCTGCCGGCAGCCCTGCTTTTGGGCACCCCGGTGCTGGTGATGATCGGGGGGATCGGCGCGGCGCTGCTGGTCGGCAGCCGCCGCAGCCAGGCGCTCACCGCGCTGCTGGTGCTGCCCCTGCAGATCCCGATCCTGATCTTCGGCGTCGGCGCGGTCGAGACGGTGGTGGGCGGGATCGGCGGCACCGTGCCGTTCCTGATCCTGGGCGCCCTCCTGCTGGCGAGCTTGGCGCTAGCACCGTTCGCCATCGCCGCCGCCCTGCGGCTGGCCCTGGAGTGA
- a CDS encoding SRPBCC family protein — MPKAYASTVIDLPAERVWAIIRDFNALPSWAGHMVARSEIEDGLAADQVGCVRSFHTHDGAHIRERLLALSDLERSYVYNFEKTPFDVQNYQATLRVTPVTDSDRCLVEWWTTFDCSPADAASWIRTFADDVFGGGLVNLKKHLGSA, encoded by the coding sequence ATGCCGAAGGCCTATGCCAGCACTGTCATCGACCTGCCCGCCGAGCGGGTATGGGCGATCATCCGCGACTTCAACGCCCTGCCGAGCTGGGCCGGGCACATGGTCGCCCGCTCCGAAATCGAGGACGGCCTGGCCGCCGACCAGGTGGGCTGCGTGCGCAGCTTCCACACCCATGACGGCGCCCATATCCGCGAACGGCTGCTGGCGCTCTCCGACCTGGAGCGAAGCTATGTCTACAATTTCGAGAAGACGCCGTTCGACGTGCAGAACTACCAGGCGACCCTGCGCGTCACGCCCGTGACCGACAGCGACCGCTGCCTGGTCGAGTGGTGGACCACCTTCGACTGCTCGCCCGCCGACGCCGCCTCCTGGATCCGCACGTTCGCCGACGACGTGTTCGGCGGCGGCCTCGTCAACCTCAAGAAGCATCTCGGGTCCGCCTGA